A stretch of the Agelaius phoeniceus isolate bAgePho1 chromosome 1, bAgePho1.hap1, whole genome shotgun sequence genome encodes the following:
- the EOMES gene encoding eomesodermin homolog produces the protein MQLGEPLLTAAGSLPGAPFYPLEGGGRTGAAGAAGAGAGTGAAGGSRGPPGSGSPPRLDLDKMPKKFGAAPAILSETEAVEPPFAAPKPDGRKATPCGDEELPPAAAARYSMDSLSPERYYLQSPGPPAADLGGPCALFPYPPAAQHGAVYQPPGGPRYPYGSVLSPGGFAGAVCPPGGRTQFGGGGGYQYGQATGGGPLYGPYPPASGSCGGLGALGVPAAGPGMRAQVFLCNRPLWLKFHRHQTEMIITKQGRRMFPFLSFNITGLNPTAHYNVFVEVVLADPNHWRFQGGKWVTCGKADNNMQGNKVYVHPESPNTGAHWMRQEISFGKLKLTNNKGANNNNAQMIVLQSLHKYQPRLHIVEVTEDGVEDLNDSSKTQTFIFPETQFIAVTAYQNTDITQLKIDHNPFAKGFRDNYDSMYTASENDRLTPSPTDSPRSHQIVPGARYSVQPFFQEQFVNNLPPARFYNGERTVPQSNGLLSPQQNEEVASSPQRWFVTPVQQPSANKLDMNSYETEYSHSTLLPYGIKSLPLQTSHALGYYPDPAFPPMAGWGSRGSYQRKMTTGLTWPSRTSPPGFTEDQLSKDKVKEEIGSSWIETPPSIKSLDSNDSGVYTGACKRRRLSPSTSSNENSPTMKCEDINAEDYNKDTSKGMGYYAFYASS, from the exons ATGCAGCTGGGTGAGCCGCTGCTGACGGCGGCGGGGTCACTGCCGGGCGCCCCCTTCTACCCGCTGGAGGGCGGCGGACGCAccggagctgctggagctgccggagctggagctgggacaggcGCTGCTGGAGGCTCCCGCGGGCCGCCCGGTTCGGGATCGCCCCCTCGCCTCGACCTAGATAAGATGCCCAAGAAGTTTGGAGCGGCCCCCGCCATCCTGAGCGAGACGGAGGCCGTCGAGCCGCCCTTCGCCGCTCCCAAGCCGGACGGTCGCAAGGCCACCCCATGCGGGGACGAGGAGCtgcccccggccgccgccgcccggtaCTCCATGGACAGCCTGAGCCCCGAGCGCTACTACCTGCAGTCCCCTGGGCCGCCCGCCGCCGACCTGGGGGGGCCCTGCGCCCTATTCCCGTACCCGCCGGCGGCGCAGCACGGCGCCGTCTACCAGCCGCCCGGCGGGCCCCGCTACCCCTACGGCTCCGTGCTGTCCCCGGGCGGCTTCGCGGGCGCCGTGTGCCCGCCCGGCGGCCGGACGCAGTTCGGAGGCGGCGGTGGGTACCAGTACGGGCAGGCGACGGGCGGCGGACCTCTCTACGGCCCTTACCCGCCGGCGTCGGGCTCCTGCGGCGGGCTCGGGGCGCTGGGGGTGCCAGCCGCCGGCCCGGGGATGCGAGCGCAGGTCTTCCTCTGCAACCGGCCCCTCTGGCTCAAGTTCCACCGGCATCAGACGGAGATGATCATCACCAAGCAGGGCCG gagaATGTTTCCCTTCCTGAGCTTCAACATCACCGGTCTCAACCCCACGGCCCACTACAACGTCTTCGTGGAGGTGGTGTTGGCGGACCCCAACCACTGGCGTTTCCAGGGGGGCAAGTGGGTGACCTGCGGCAAAGCCGACAATAACATGCAAG GCAACAAGGTTTACGTTCACCCCGAGTCGCCAAACACCGGGGCTCACTGGATGAGGCAGGAGATTTCTTTCGGAAAGCTGAAGCTAACGAACAATAAAGGTGCTAACAACAACAACGCGCAG ATGATAGTACTTCAGTCCCTACATAAGTACCAGCCCCGACTTCACATTGTGGAAGTGACCGAAGATGGTGTTGAAGATCTGAATGATTCCTCAAAGACTCAAAcgtttatttttcctgaaacGCAGTTCATAGCAGTTACAGCATATCAAAACACTGAT ATTACACAGCTCAAAATTGACCATAATCCTTTTGCAAAAGGCTTCAGAGACAACTATGACTC CATGTACACAGCTTCCGAAAATGACAGATTAACTCCATCTCCCACGGATTCTCCTAGATCCCACCAGATCGTCCCTGGTGCCCGATACAGCGTGCAGCCATTCTTCCAAGAACAGTTTGTCAacaacctgcccccagccaggtTTTACAACGGTGAGAGAACTGTCCCTCAGAGCAATGGCCTGCTGTCCCCGCAGCAGAACGAGGAGGTGGCCAGCTCTCCTCAGCGCTGGTTCGTGACGCCCGTGCAGCAGCCCAGCGCCAACAAACTGGACATGAACTCCTACGAGACAGAGTATTCTCACAGCACCTTGCTCCCTTATGGCATCAAATCCCTCCCGCTCCAGACATCCCATGCTCTGGGATACTACCCCGACCCGGCGTTCCCACCCATggcaggctgggggagcaggggctcTTACCAGCGGAAAATGACTACAGGACTAACTTGGCCCTCCAGAACGAGTCCTCCGGGATTCACTGAAGACCAGCTTTCCAAGGACAAGGTGAAAGAAGAAATTGGCTCGTCCTGGATAGAGACTCCACCCTCTATAAAGTCTCTAGATTCAAATGATTCTGGGGTCTACACAGGCGCTTGTAAGAGAAGGCGGCTTTCCCCTAGCACTTCCAGCAATGAAAATTCCCCGACAATGAAATGTGAGGACATTAATGCTGAGGACTATAACAAAGACACTTCAAAAGGCATGGGCTACTATGCCTTCTATGCTAGTTCTTAG